In the genome of Sulfurimonas autotrophica DSM 16294, the window GCAGGCATATCTTCAATGTTTAAAAAGCGAAGTTCAATCTGCGCTCTTGTCGTAATATCAATGTAGTCTTGGCCGAATTCTTTTGCAATTTCTCCGATTTTTTTTGCCTGAACTGCGCCCAGATGTCCGCCTGAAACTCTGACTCTCATCATAAATTGTTGAGGTGTCTGAGCGTCCTTGTCATAAATACCGAAACATTTTAAAAAATATTTTTTATCTTCATCAGGGATAGCGTCATACCCCTCTTTTGCATACTGTGTTATCTTCTCGAAAGCTTGCATAGGTTTCTTAAGATCTTTTACTTTTTCAATTTTATTTACTTTTTTATTTCTAGCTTCGTATGCTTTTTCTAATACTTCTAATTGCAAAATATTCTCCATCATTTAATTTATATTCTTCCACCAGCTGCAACACCCCAGGTAGTTCTCCATCTTGTTTTTACTAAAGATATACCCATGATAGCAACAAGAACAACACCGGTGAAAATCATAAAGCCTGCTGAGTAGCCGTCAAAAGCACCTTTACTCCAACCAAGTGTTTTAATAAGTGCAGTACCGCCAAGACCGCCGGCTGCACCGATTATACCTGTCATAATACCGATATCTTTACCAAATCTTTGTGGAACAAGTTGGAAAACTGCTCCATTTGCCATACCAAGGTTTGCCATAATTAAAAAAAGTACAACGATTGCAACCCAAAAAGGCAATGTGATAACTGCATTTACAATTGCTAAGAGAGTTACCGTACCAAAGAAAATATAAAGTGATTTAACGCCGCCCATCTTATCGGCAACAGCTCCACCGACAGGTCTTAAAACAGCACCGGCAAAAATAGTTAATGCTCCAAAATAACCTGCGATTACTTTTACATTCGGTTCATCAAAAACATTTATTCCGAAATTACTCATATCAGCTTGATATGTATTCATAAGATATACTTTCATATATCCGGCAAATCCGACAAATCCACCAAAACTTACTGCATAAAAAAGGTTAAACCACCATGTATCTTTATCTTTTAACAGTTTGCCATAATCTTTTAGTTTTTTAGGACGAGGTGTATAAACTTCTTTGGGTGCATCTTTTGCTAAAAAAATGTATGTTACAAAAATTATAGTTGATAATGCACCGCCGACTAAAAATACTGCCTGCCATCCCCATATTTCTGCAATTTTTGGTGCAAAAAGGAAATCAATGACAACACCGATATTCCCGGCTCCTGCAATACCCAAAACGATACCTTGCAGTTTAGGAGGATACCATTGACCGGCCTGTGGCAGCGCAACTGCAAAAGACGCTCCGGCAAAACCTAAGCCTGTCGCAACAACCAAAAGCTCGTTATATGTGATGCCTTCTCCTCTGAAAAATGCGTAAAACAAAACAGAAATAACAACTGCCTGTGCCATTAAAGCTGTTTTCTTAGCTCCAAACTTATCAACGCCGAAACCGAGTAAAATACGAAGCAGTGCACCTGCTAAAATAGGAATAGAAAGAAGTGTTGCTTTTTGCGAAGCACTTATGATAAATCCATGTGTTGCTAATGACTCACTGATTTCTGTCGCTAAGGGTCCGAGCATTGTCCAGACCATAAAACTAAAATCGAAATATAAGAAAGCTGCAAAAAGTGTTTTTGCATCTCCTTGACCTTTGAGGGCTTTAAAACTTGCCATATTGTTTTCTCCAATTCAATTAATGGTGTAATTATAGTTAAAAACATTCTGAATATAGAATAGTAACTGATTAAAAAATAAGCAATAGTAAAAATTTAAAAGATTAAAAAATATACATTTTTCATATTAAAGAATAATATTATTGATATATATCAATTTTTTATATCTTCGGTTTATATAGAATTTATGAAAATTTAAGGAGACAT includes:
- a CDS encoding MFS transporter — its product is MASFKALKGQGDAKTLFAAFLYFDFSFMVWTMLGPLATEISESLATHGFIISASQKATLLSIPILAGALLRILLGFGVDKFGAKKTALMAQAVVISVLFYAFFRGEGITYNELLVVATGLGFAGASFAVALPQAGQWYPPKLQGIVLGIAGAGNIGVVIDFLFAPKIAEIWGWQAVFLVGGALSTIIFVTYIFLAKDAPKEVYTPRPKKLKDYGKLLKDKDTWWFNLFYAVSFGGFVGFAGYMKVYLMNTYQADMSNFGINVFDEPNVKVIAGYFGALTIFAGAVLRPVGGAVADKMGGVKSLYIFFGTVTLLAIVNAVITLPFWVAIVVLFLIMANLGMANGAVFQLVPQRFGKDIGIMTGIIGAAGGLGGTALIKTLGWSKGAFDGYSAGFMIFTGVVLVAIMGISLVKTRWRTTWGVAAGGRI